A genomic segment from Nicotiana tabacum cultivar K326 chromosome 9, ASM71507v2, whole genome shotgun sequence encodes:
- the LOC107789149 gene encoding DNA-damage-repair/toleration protein DRT100-like precursor (The RefSeq protein has 3 substitutions compared to this genomic sequence), translating to MMGSFLYITTLLLGIISAVHSCPPSDRAALLAFRAALNESSLGIFNTWQGYECCHGWYGVSCDQLTHRVADINLRGESEDPLFQKAHKTGYMTGTISPAICKLERLSSLTIADWKGITGPIPSCVTSLPFLRIIDLIGNKLTGEIPSEIGRLSRLTVLNVADNCLSGRIPRSLTNLSSLMHLDLRNNRIFGTLPTNFGKLRMLSRALLSGNRLIGKIPYSISYIYRLSDLDLSLNKLSGTIPPSLGKMHVLATLNLDGNNISGTIPPTLINSRINILNLSKNSIEGYIPDSFDERSYFMVMDLSYNKLRGKIPKSISSATFIGHFDVSHNHLCGQIPAGSPFDHLEASSFTYNDCLCGKPLKPCR from the coding sequence ATGATGGGCAGCTTCTTATACATCACCACCTTACTTCTTGGCATAATCTCGGCCGTACAATGCTGCCCGCCGTCTGATCGGGCAGCATTGTTAGCTTTCCGAGCTGCCCTAAATGAGTCCTCCTTGGGCATTTTCAACACGTGGCAAGGTTACGAATGTTGCCACGGATGGTACGGGGTGAGTTGTGACCAGTTAACTCACCGAGTCGCTGACATTAACCTTCGAGGCGAATCAGAGGATCCTCTCTTCCAAAAAGCTCATAAAACCGGTTACATGACCGGAACGATCTCTCCGGCGATATGTAAGCTAGAAAGGCTTTCTAGTCTTACTATCGCCGATTGGAAGGGCATTACTGGCCCTATTCCATCATGTGTTACGTCCTTACCATTTCTCCGAATCATTGACTTGATCGGAAACAAGCTAACCGGAGAAATCCCCTCCGAAATAGGTCGATTGAGTCGACTCACCGTGTTAAATGTAGCTGATAACTGTCTTTCCGGTAGGATCCCTCGTTCCTTAACCAATTTATCATCTTTAATGCATTTAGATCTCCGTAACAACCGAATATTCGGAACCCTACCAACAAATTTCGGAAAATTAAGGATGTTAAGTCGAGCTTTACTTAGTGGAAACcgtttaattggaaaaattccataTTCTATTTCCTATATCTATAGACTTTCCGATTTGGATCTTTCTTTAAATAAACTCTCTGGTACAATACCACCATCTCTAGGCAAAATGCACGTTCTTGCAACATTAAATCTTGACGGTAACAATATTTCTGGTACTATACCACCAACGTTAATTAATTCTCGTATCAATATTTTGAATTTGAGCAAGAATTCAATTGAAGGTTACATTCCTGATTCATTTGATGAAAGATCGTATTTTATGGTTATGGATTTATCGTACAACAAATTAAGAGGGAAAATTCCGAAGTCGATTTCGTCGGCGACATTTATCGGTCACCTTGACGTTAGTCACAACCACCTCTGCGGCCAGATTCCGGCAGGTTCTCCGTTCGACCACCTTGAAGCTTCGAGTTTTACTTATAATGATTGTCTTTGTGGGAAACCCCTTAAACCTTGTCGTTAA